In Candidatus Dependentiae bacterium, the following are encoded in one genomic region:
- a CDS encoding type II toxin-antitoxin system PemK/MazF family toxin, producing the protein MTFPKRGDVYWVNLDPSISSEINKTRPALIVSNNAGNEMSQRVIIAPITSSKGMIYPFEVKVEINTKQGKILLDQVRSIDKERVNKKITTLELDTMLLVDKALKTALAIP; encoded by the coding sequence ATGACTTTTCCAAAACGCGGCGATGTGTATTGGGTTAACCTAGACCCATCCATTAGCTCAGAAATAAACAAAACTCGGCCAGCACTAATAGTATCCAATAATGCCGGCAATGAGATGAGCCAACGAGTTATCATTGCTCCTATTACATCATCAAAAGGAATGATTTATCCATTTGAAGTAAAAGTCGAAATTAACACAAAACAAGGAAAAATTTTATTAGACCAGGTTCGGTCGATTGATAAAGAGCGCGTGAACAAAAAAATCACCACCCTTGAACTGGATACCATGCTCCTTGTCGACAAAGCGCTCAAAACCGCCCTGGCAATACCCTAA